The genomic interval AATAAAAACATTCCATTAATCGCAAATGGTTCGGATATCGTTACAATCATAGCTTCAACGGTAGATGATAATGGCAATGTTAAGAGATTAAATCAAGAATCTATAAAATTTGAAATTGAAGGCGAAGGTGAAATCCTTGGAGGAATGAATATTATGGCTAATCCTAAACCAATTGAATGGGGAACGGCTCCTGCATTAATTAGATCAACTTTAACCGCAGGAAAAATTACGGTTAGAGCTTCCATTTTAAAAGAAGGAAAAAACTCTCCACTTTTTGGCGAATTAACGTTTACTAGTATTACTCCAAAAGAACGTTTATTGTATACTGATCTTCCAAAGAAAGTTAAAAGCAACGAATCTTCAAATTCAAATGCTACAAGAAGCGATATAGAAAAATCTTTATACAGACAAGTAAAGAAATTAGAACAAGAACTAAATCAATTAAAAATTAAACAAGTTCAGAAACAACAAACTGAATTTGAAAGAAAGCTAAAAAAGGGTAATTAACTTTTTTAGTTTTGAAAGAATTAAAAGCATCAACTATTTTGTTGATGCTTTTTTTGTAGCTTTATATCTTAAGTAAAAATATGAAAAAAATAGCTTTTCTAATTTTAATATCTTTCTTTTTTTCTTGTGAGCAAGAAAAGAAAAAAGAAAAAATTACTACAAATTTTAAACAATACATCACTATTTTAGGAACTGCTCAAGATGCAGGATATCCACATATTGGTTGTCAGAAAGAATGTTGTGAAAATTTTTATAGCGGAAAAAGCGAAAACAAAAGAGTTACTTCTTTAGGTTTAGTTGATATAGAAAACAAACAGAAATGGTTGTTTGAAGCAACGCCAGATATTGCAACTCAGTTAGCAGAATTAGAACAACATCATCTTAAAAAAGACAATATTATTGATGGCGTTTTTTTAACACATGCTCATATTGGACATTATTCTGGCCTTATGTATTTTGGCCGTGAAGCTTTAGGAAAAAAGAATACAACTGTTTTTACTATGCCTAAAATGAAATCATTTTTAACCAATAATGGGCCTTGGAGTCAATTAGTGAATTTAAAAAATATTCTTTTTTCTGATTTAAAAAATGATTCTACCATTGTTTTAAATAACCAATTAAAAGTGACTCCTTTTATTGTACCGCATAGAGATGAATTTTCTGAAACTGTAGGTTATAAAATTGAAGGCTCTAAAAAAACAGCTTTGTTTATTCCTGATATTGATAAATGGAAAAAGTGGAACAACAGTATTATTGAAGAGGTTAAAAAAGTAGATTATGCTTTTTTAGACGCCACTTTTTTTAATCAGAATGAAGTAAAAAGAGCCATGACAGAAGTACCTCATCCTTTTATAGAAGAAACTGTTGAACTGTTTAAAAAAGAATCTTTAGCTACAAAAAACAAGGTGTTTTTTATTCATTTTAATCATACAAATCCTGCATTACAAAAATCATCAAAAGAAAAAACAAGCGTTAAAAAATTAGGTTTTGGGTTTGCTGAGGAAGGAATGAAATTTGAATTGTAATTTCATTTGTTTCTAAACTTTTAAAAATATAACTTCGTTTTTGGTTGATCTAACTAATTAAAACTAGACATATCTATCCGTTAGCTACTAGCGAAAATAAATACTACAAACAAAATCACACATGAAAAAAATACTCTCTTTTATTTTAGTCATTTTAATATCTACATCTTGTACAAATTGTAAATTGATTGATAAATCAGAAGATAAAAGTAAGATTTTAAAATTGCATAATACACAAAGAGATTATCATTTTAATAAAAATTCAAATGCTTTTGCCAACCAGTTTTCTGATAGTTTTATTTCTGTAAACAAAGGATTAATTAGTCGTCCAAAAAAAGAAGAAACTATTTCGCGCTATAACGGATATTTCTCATCAGTTGAATTTATTAAATGGGATGATGAAACTGAACCTATAATTAAGTTTTCAGATGACGGAAGCATGGCCTATACTATAGTTGATAAAATAGTAACCTTAACTTATAAAAATCAAATGGGAGACACTGTTCAAAGAGAAACACATTTCGCTTGGACAGCAATTTATAAAAAGTATGGTAAACAATGGAAAATTGATTGTGTCACTTCAACCGAAAAACCAGCCGATATTGAAAATTAAAAGCAAGTGGCTAACACAGTCTATAATTAATTGCTTTGGTCGTTACTTATTTGAAAAATTCCTTCGAAATTTTCTCGCGTTAGTTTTTGTTTACTAAATTAGTTTCTCAAACACGCAACTACCATACACAAAACCGTAAACGAAACTACCTCTCCAAAATCTCCTTAATATTTGGTTTAAAGTAATTTGGACCTTTTAAAACTTTACCATCTTCTCTGTAAATTGGTTTTCCGTCTTCCCCTAATTTACTCATGTTGGATCGTTGAATTTCATTAAAAACCTCTTCTATTTTATCTTGCATTCCGTGTTCTATAATTGTACCACACAAAATATATAACATATCTCCTAAGGCATCTGCAACCTCAACTAAATCATTGTTTTGTGCTGCTTCTAGATATTCTTCATTTTCTTCTTTCATTAAATTAAAACGAAGTGTATTTCTTGCTTCACCAATATCTGCAATTGGTAGGCTATTCATGTTTAATTTAAAAGCGGTGTGAAATTCGGTTACGGCTGCTATTTTATTTTTCATTTTTATAATTTGTTATAATTTATGAGACTTCTCAACTACGTTCGAAGTGATATTAAATGATTTGTAATTCTTGTTTTATTTTTTGAAAGTCAAATTGTGTCCAGTCAGAAATATGACTTTTTATACTCTCTTTTTTAAAATCTGCAAGGTTTTTATCTCGGATTCCTAAAAAATGAACGCCAAGGTTTTTGGCAGTTCTTAGATCCCAAATTCCATCACCAACAGAAATAATATTTTTAAAATCATCAACTTTAAAATATTTCTTTGCTTTCTCCATTGCTGAAGAAACAATCTCTTCTCGGGTGTATAATTCATTGGAAGCTTCAACAACTTCTGGAATAAAATTAACGTTTGCTTGTTCTAATTTTATAATGGCTGGTTTTAATAAAGATCCTGTTGCAAAACAAATTGCATAATTTGTTTCATTTAAAAAAAAATCTATGATATTACTTGCTCCTGCTATCTCTTTTGTTTTTGTTAAACCTAATAAGTTTTTAATCATTTTTTCTTCAAAATTTGGAATAAAAGACAATTCGAATTTCTCATCAAAATTAGCTTCAAAATTCTTTTTTAAGACATAACTATCAGTTACATTTTTATAATTTTTCCAATCTTTATTAATGTTTGTAATTCCAAAATCTTGCATGGTTTTTACATACGATTCTAGATGCTGATTTTCACTTTTTGTAAGTGTATCGTCAATATCAAAAATAATAAGGTTTTCTTTACCCATTAATTTGTAATTTTGCTAAAAATACTAAATGATAGGGTGTAATCTATCTTTTGTTAATTACTATTAATAACCTTTATGAGCTTACTTATCGCCGCAAAAATGTTTACTACTGGACGAATTATTTTCGCAATCTTATTTGCTGTTGCTTTTATTGCAATTATGATATTAAGTTATAAGAAAGATAAAGAGAATCATAAAAAACATTATCAAGACTCTGCTAAAAAAGTATTGATTTACGGAAGTATAATAGTTCTTGTTTTTATGGCGATTAGATACTTTTCTGGGCATTAAATCGCTTTACTCTTTTCCATGTTGTTTTGTGTAACTGAATGTATAAAACAAAACTACCAACATCCAACAGAAAATAAAATAAACTAATTCCGCTTGGCGGATTATGACTTGGTAAAATATCGAATATACCAAAGGCTGTACTTGGCCATTTCCAAACTTCATACGCTGTACCAAAAAGCTCTAAAATCACAACCATTATATACATTGTTAAAAAAAACAATCTATCTTTTTTTCGTTTCATTAATATCAGAAACACAGCAATAGTCATTACAAAACCAAAGACATCATTCCACATTAATAAAGAAAAAAGTGCATAGGTGCTAATAATAAAATAAAGCAATCTATTAAGTGCTATACTATATTTTCTTACAATAGAAAATTTTGTAAAAGTATATACTCTTGCATACAAAGCTGCATGCCCTAAAGGAATATACCAAGGTAAATTTCCAAGTCTATAGGTGTACATTCCTAGGAATATCGAAAAAAAATATTCTCCAATAAAACCAATAACTACTGCATACAGCATTAACTTTCTGGTTCTTTTTACCGATCTATAATACAACATGCAAAAAGCCACCAACATAAAAATATTGGTAATCATTTGTGCATTGGCATTTTTTGAGGCGAATTCAGTTCCATCAAAATACAACGCCCAAATAAAAATAATTAGGAGTCCTAATTTTCGTAAAAAAAGCAATAAAATGCTTGATGCATCTTTTACAGGAATCTTAAACACATTTTTCATAACAAAAACAATCTGTTGTATGATCATTTACCATACCTATTGCCTGCATAAATGCATATATTATGGTTGATCCTACAAATTTAAATCCACGCTTTTTTAAATCTTTAGATATTACATCAGATAATGTTGTAGTAGCTGGAACTTCTTCTCTAGTTTTAAAAGTATTTAGAATCGGTTTTCCATCAACATAATTCCAAATAAATGTAGAAAACGACCCAAACTCTTTTTGAATTTCCATAAAAAGTTGTGCATTTGTGATTGCACTTTTTACTTTTAATTTATTTCTTATAATTCCAGCATTAAGAATTAGTTCATCAAACTTATCTTGATTATACTTCGCTATTTTTTTATAATCGAAATTATCAAAGGCCTCTCTAAAATTCTCTCTTTTCTTAAGAATGGTAATCCAACTTAATCCTGCTTGAAAGGATTCTAATAATAAAAACTCAAATAAAGTTTCATCATCATAAACAGGTTTTCCCCATTCAGTATCGTGATATTCGATATACAACGGATCATTATTCACCCAAAAACATCTTTTCTTCATTCTTTTAAATCTTAACTGGTTTAATTTCTAACTGCCTCTTATTCAAATATTCAAAGGTATTATCACCAAAAAAACCAGCCTCTTCTAACATAATTCTAATGTCCTTTTTCCATTCATCAATAGTAACCGTTACATTAAGTTCTATTGCATAAACAGTATTTTTATGCAGCGGATAATCGCCATTAAACGGAACGCCTCCTTGCGAATCCCACATACCAATTGTTGTACCAGAACTATGCCCATATTTCCCTAACGGATGTGTATAAATTGATGGTCTTAACCCTTCTTCTTTTGCTTTTGATAATGATTGTGCTAAAATTTCATTCCCAGTTTTTCCTGCTTCCATGGTTGTTGTTAAAATATCTTGCAACCTGTTTCCTTTTACAAAAGCTTTTTTAAGATAAGATGGAACTTCATTTTCATCTTCTTTTAATACATACGCATGTTGCTGACAATCGGTATTTAAACCTACATACGTAATTCCAAAATCGCAATGCAACAAATCTCCATATTGTATTATTTGCTCTTCGTATCCTTTGCTAAATGATTCTATATGAGATTTTAATGCTTCTGTACTTCTTTGGATATCGATTGTTGGATGAAACCATGTTTCTAAACCTAAACTGGTAACTTTCTGACGCATAAACCAAACCAAATCTTCGGATGTAGTTGTACCTGGAACTATTGTGTTTTCTGAAAATGTTTCGTCAATTATTTTATGGGTAATATCAACCAAGTCTTTATACAATCTCATTTCCTTTTTAGTCCTTGTTTCTATCCAAGCGATGGCTAATTTTTCTGCGGATACTAATTTAGAACTAATTGCCTCTGGTATATTTTCTTTTAACTCATCGTAATCAGTTTTTACCAAACCATCTGCTAATGCAAAATGTTTAGAACTATTAATTCCAATTTTTTGTGGATTTCGCGCTTCAATTAGAGCAACTAAAGCTTTCCATTGATTTGGCTCCTTCTCTTTATCCCAAGCTGATTGTATACTTTCTCCAACATTATATCTGGCAACAGCTAAACGTTCTATGGTATTTTTGGTTTTATCCCTATAAAAAACAAGAATGGTTCTTCTTCTTGCATTTAACCAAGTTGCGGGCAACATCGTTTTTAAAACTGGATCTTCATTATACTCTCTAGAAATTAACAGCCACATATCTAAATCTGACTCGTCCATTAATTTTGGCAGTAAATTTGTAAATCTGTCCTCTAAGATTTCATCTTTTAAAACAGCTCTATCTTTCTCATTTAAAATTGAATACTCATTTTTTTTGATTTCTTTTTGTGCACAAGAAAAAACAAGAAATGATATAAAAAGAACAACTATTTTTTTAAGCATCGTATAACATTTTAGTGATTTAAAATTAATGTTAAAAGAATTAAAAACCTATAGAAATCAAAATATTTTTTGCAACTTTAATTTTTCTAATAGTATTGATTATGAAACCTTTAAAAAACATTCTTTTTTTATTAATTACTACGATTTTTATGGCGTGTGGTTCTGCACCAATAAATACAAGTTCAAATCAGCAAGAAGAGCCCGTAATAATTGCTAATGAAGAATTACAATACGAAATTATTATTCTTGATATTGGTTTTAATAATTACCTAAATACGATTGCACAACCTGAGGGGTATTATGATCAATCCTTTATGGAAACTAGGAATAGAGTTTTTGTTGCAAATTGGAATAATAGAGCGCAAAACCCAACGCAATACGATGCATCTATTTATGAAAACATAATCGATTACCAACCGAATATCAATTATGGTTACGAAGTAAATTATAAACTTTTTAATTACTTTTTATTCGCACAGAGAAAATACAAAATGACTTTAGGTTTTGGCACTGCTAGACTAAATTAAGAGTTCTTTTTCATCATCATAAAAAGAGTATATTTGCTCTTCAAAATGAATATGTAAGATGAAATTTTTAAGAAACTTTTTAGCGTCAATTTTAGGAACATTAACAGCACTATTTTTTATATTTCTTTTCTTTTTATTAATCGCTTCTTTTTTAGGTGATGAAGGAAAAGTTGTTATTTCTCCAAATTCTGTAGTAGAATTAGATTTAACAGTACCTATTAAAGATTATGCGCCAAAAGAAAAAAATCCTATTGCAGAAGCCTTAGATTTAGTTGATGAAAAGCTAGGTTTAAATACTATCATTAATGCAATTGATAATGCTAAAACCGATAGTAATATTAAAGGAATCAGTATTAAAACTTCATACATAAATGCAGGAATTGCACAAACACAAGCCATAAGAAACAAACTAGAAGAATTTAAAGAAAGTGGTAAATTTATTTACGCCTATAACGATTTTTACACACAAAAAAACTACTATCTAAGTTCTGTGGCAGATAGCCTTTTCTTAAATCCGATTGGATTTATTGATTTTAAAGGATTGTCAACCGAAGTTTTATATTTCAAAGATTTTGAAGATAAATACGGTGTAAAGATGGAAGTGATTCGTCATGGAAAATACAAAAGTGCTGTAGAACCTTATTTATCTAATAAAATGAGTGAAGCCAATAGAGAACAAACTACATCATTTTTAAAATCTATTTGGTCAGAAATACTAGATGATATTTCTAAAAGCAGAAATATTAGCCAGGAAGATTTAAATTTAATTGCTGATAATTCTAATGGTAGAAATCCTAAAGTTGCCAAAGAAAATAACTTAATCGATGCAGAAATCTATCTAGATCAATATCAAGAAAAAATGAAAAGTGCTGCAGATGTTTCTAAACTAAAAACAGTTTCAATCTCTGATTATATAAATTCTGGAAAAGGCAGAAAATCATCAACTGCAAAAAATAAAATTGCAGTAATTTATGCACAAGGAACAATTTTATATGGTGAAGGTAGCGAAGATATTATCGGTCAAGGAATTATTAATAACGCCATAAAAAAAGCGACTAAAGACAAGAACGTAAAAGCCATTGTTTTAAGAGTGAATTCTCCTGGTGGAGACGCAATCACTTCTGAACTTATTTGGAGACAATTAGAAATTGCTAAAAAAGAAAAGCCGTTGGTTGTTTCTATGGGGAACGCAGCTGCTTCGGGCGGTTATTATATTGCATGTAACGCCAATACAATTGTTGCAGAACCTACTACAATTACTGGTTCTATTGGTGTTTTTGGAACAATTCCAAATGCAAATGAATTTGCAAAAGACATCGGAATAAATGCCGAGCAAGTAAGCACAAATAACAGTGCAAGTTATAGTGTTTTTGAACCTATGAATAAAAAGTTTTACGATGTTACCAAACAAGGCGTAGAACAAATTTACACCACATTTGTTAATAGAGTTGCTACTGGAAGAAACATGACATTTGAGCAAGTAGATGCAATTGCTCAAGGACGTGTGTGGACTGGAAAAGAAGCATTAGAAAATGGATTGGTTGATTCTTTAGGTAGCTTGGACGACGCTATAACTATTGCCGCAGAATTAGCAGAAGTTGAAACCTATAGGGTACGAAATTATCCTAATTACAAAAAAGACTTAAAAGACGCCTTACAATTTTCTCCGTTTGCTAAAGCAAGCAAAGATGAAATATTAAAAGAAGCATTGGGTGATGAAACGTATCGTTTATATAATACGGTAAATGAAATGAAAAACTTAAAAGGAATTCAAGCTAGAATGCCTTTTATTTATGAGATAAAATAAGTTATTTATCAATAATTTGATTAAGGTGATGCTCTAAATGATCGATATAATCAGTCATCAAAAACCTTAAATCAGAATTAGTTTCATCTGGAAGTATAATTTTATAACTCAACGTTTTTTCTGTCTGTTGAATCATTATCTGTTTTATTCGATTATTAATTGAAACCCAAAAAGCGACAATTTCTTTAATTTCGGAATTCTGATAATCATTTGCTTTAATTAACCCATCTTGGCTATAATTTCTAATCGCATAAGGTTTATTTTCAAACTGAATTTCTGTAAAACGTTGAAGGTTATTTATTCCAGAATCAATTAAATGACCTAGAATTTCTTTCTTAGACCATTTCTCTGGAGAAGGTTTTTTACTAATTTCAACATCAGAACAAGTAGAAATATACTGAATTCCTTTTTCAACTAATTGCTCTAATCTATTATGCATTTTATTAAGTATTGGTTAAATTTTCACATAGCTTACAAAGCTATAATCGTATTTGTTTTTATCATCCGCTTTAAAATCTTCTCTTTTAGCTTCTTTCCATATTTTAGAATCAATTTCTGGAAAGAAAACATCAGCATCAAATTCATGATGTACAATGGTAATATCTAATTGATTTACCAAATCTTTTTCAATGGCTTGTTTATAGATTTGTGCACCTCCAATTATAAAAATTTCCTCGTCTTCTTTAGCGATTTCTAATGCCTTTTCAATTGAATAAGCAACTTCACACCCTTTTTGCTTATATCTTTTATTTCTAGTAATGATTACAGTAGTTCTGTTCGGTAATGGTTTTCCAATAGATTCAAAAGTATTTCTACCCATTAATATGTGATGCCCAGTTGTAACCTTTTTAAATCGTTTTAAATCTGCTGGTAAATGCCAAATTAAATCGTTATCCTTTCCAAGTGCATTGTTCTTAGCAATCGCCGCAATAATTGTAATCATTCTACTATTTTTTTACAAAATTAATTTAAAAGATTTTGAAATTTGATGTTTTCAAGGCTTTTTTACCTTAAAAATCATTTTACGAAAACATTTTCGAAACCTAAAACTCATAAAATTGGATGTAACAATAAAGGTAGAAACATCAATATTCTATAAATTTTTAATGCTTTTATTTATGAAATCAAATTTTTGTTAGGCAAGTATTAACAAACTGATAATTCTTTGTTATTAATATTCAATAGTATTTTTTATTCACCTAGTCTTCAATACTTTTATCAAAAAAAGTAAATAAAATTATTATGGCAATCAAAAAACAATTTTTAAAGAGTAAACCAGTTTGTAAAGTAACTTTTACGGTACCAACAGAATACGCAAATAATGTAGCTGTTGTTGGAAGTTTTAACGAATGGAATTCTGAAACTACTCCATTAAAAAAGTTAAAAAACGGTTCTTTTAAAGGAACTGTAAATTTAGAAGCTAATAACTCTTATGAGTTTAGATATTTAGTAGATGGAAACTATGTAAATGATGAAGCTGCTGATGCATATGCTTGGAATGAATATGCTGGAACAGAAAACGCAGTTTTAAACGTATAAAAATCAAAAAAGAGTTTTCACATTGTGTGAAAACTCTTTTTTTTATATCGCAACTTTTCCTTTTATATGAGGATGCGGGTTGTAATCTATCAATTCAAAATCTTCAAACGTAAAATCTTCTATATTTTTTACATTCGGATTTATTTTCATCGTTGGTAATTTTCTAAGGTCTCTACTTAATTGCAATTCAACTTGTTCTAAGTGATTGCTATAAATATGCGCATCGCCAAAAGTGTGGATAAACTCACCAGCTTCATAACCACAAACTTGTGCCATCATCATCGTAAATAATGCATAGGATGCAATATTAAATGGTACACCTAAAAAGATATCTGCACTACGTTGATATAGTTGACACGATAATTTACCGTCTGCTACATAAAATTGAAAAAACGCATGACATGGTGGTAACGCTGCTTTTCCATTTGCTACATTTTCAGAAAAAGAAACCGACGTATCAGGTAAAACACTTGGATTCCAAGCAGAAACCAACATTCTTCTAGAATTAGGGTTACTTTTTAAAGTATCAATTACTTCTTTTAATTGATCTACTTCATCACTATTCCAATTACGCCATTGATGTCCGTAAACTGGTCCTAAATCCCCGTTCTCATCTGCCCATTCATTCCAGATTCTAACACCATTTTCCTGTAAATAATTAATATTTGTATCTCCTTTAATAAACCAAAGTAATTCGTAAACAATCGATTTTAAGTGTAACTTTTTAGTGGTTACCATCGGAAAACCTTCACTTAAATCAAAACGCATTTGATGTCCAAAAACACTTTGTGTTCCAGTTCCTGTTCTATCTCCTTTTTGATTTCCGTTATCTAAAACGTGTTGAATTAAATCGTGATATTGCTTCATTTTTCTTCTGCGTTTAACTGTTAAAATGTAAAATTGTTTAACAGGGTTAAAAATAAAAAAGCAACAACAAAAAAATGCTGATGCTTCGAAAATATATGAAGAAGTTATTAACCATTTTAGACTAATAGTTAAACACTTAAATAAATAAACATTTTAACAAAAACTACCCGATAATCATCCCAGCAATAGTTGCAGACATTAATGATGCAATAGTACCTCCAATTAAAGCTTTCATTCCAAATTCTGATAAAACTTTACGTTGTCCTGGTGCTAAAGAACCTATACCTCCAATTTGAATCCCTATGGATGCAAAATTTGCAAAACCACATAGCATATAAGTAGCCATAATTATCGATTTATTATAGGTTAAATGCGTAGCATTGGCAATGTTTTTTAATTCTGCTAATTGTATATAACCAACAAATTCACTTGCAGCTAATTTTATCCCTAATAATTGTCCCATCAGAGCCATATCTTCTTTTGCTACTCCAATTAACCACATTAGTGGTGCAAAAATATATCCTAAAATTGCTTCTAATGAAAAACTTTTATACGAAGTGTTTTCTGCCATCCAAGAATTTAAAGATGTAATATCTCCAACCCATCCTAAAATTCCATTTATCATTGCGATAAATGCTACAAAGACCAATAACATGGCACCTACATTTACGGCTAATTTTAATCCTTCTGTTGTTCCGTTTGCAATAGCATCTAATACATTAGAACCTATTTTTTCTTGAGAAACATTTACATCTGTATTTATTTCTTCAGTTTGTGGATATAATATTTTTGAAATCACAATGGCTCCCGGTGCTGCCATAACAGATGCTGCTAATAAGTGTTTAGCAAATTGTAATCGTAAAACTGGGTCATCTCCTCCAAGAAAACCAATATAAGCTGCCAAAACTGCTCCGGCAACGGTGGCCATTCCGCCAATCATAACCAATAACATTTCCGACTTATTCATTTTCTCTAAATAAGCCTTTATCAAAAGTGGAGCTTCGGTTTGTCCTAAAAATATATTACCAGCAACAGATAAGCTTTCTGCTCCAGATATTTTTAAAACTTTGGTCAGTAATAAAGCTAATAATTTTACTAGTCTTTGAATTAATCCTAAATAAAACAATAACGATGTTAATGCCGAAAAGAATATGATAGTTGGTAATACTTGAAAGGCGAAAATAAATCCGAAGGTATCCATATCTACAATCAAACCTTCAAAAAGAAACTTACTTCCAGCTCTTGTATAATCTAATACACTTACAAACAAACCTCCAATCCATTCAAATGCTTTTTGAATAAATCCAATTCTTAAAACCCCAATAGCAATTAATAACTGAAATGCTAATCCTAGACCTACCGTTTTCCAATCAATTGCTTTTTTGTTTGAACTAAATAAAAACGCAATTACTAATAAGGAAATCATTCCTAAAATTCCTCGCCATAAAGTTGATATTGAAAAACCTTGACTCGGAATTATTTCATTTGCAACTGTTGTTGCTTCTTGAGAAAAAACAGAAACTGATAGTAAGCATAAAAAGATTAAAATTATTTTCTTCATAAAATGTAATTTAACTTAAGATCGTTTACTTATTTCGTCTCTAATTTTTGCAGCAATTTCGTAATTTTCATTTGCTACAGCATCATTTAATTGAGTAT from Lutibacter sp. Hel_I_33_5 carries:
- a CDS encoding thymidylate synthase, which codes for MKQYHDLIQHVLDNGNQKGDRTGTGTQSVFGHQMRFDLSEGFPMVTTKKLHLKSIVYELLWFIKGDTNINYLQENGVRIWNEWADENGDLGPVYGHQWRNWNSDEVDQLKEVIDTLKSNPNSRRMLVSAWNPSVLPDTSVSFSENVANGKAALPPCHAFFQFYVADGKLSCQLYQRSADIFLGVPFNIASYALFTMMMAQVCGYEAGEFIHTFGDAHIYSNHLEQVELQLSRDLRKLPTMKINPNVKNIEDFTFEDFELIDYNPHPHIKGKVAI
- a CDS encoding NupC/NupG family nucleoside CNT transporter, with the protein product MKKIILIFLCLLSVSVFSQEATTVANEIIPSQGFSISTLWRGILGMISLLVIAFLFSSNKKAIDWKTVGLGLAFQLLIAIGVLRIGFIQKAFEWIGGLFVSVLDYTRAGSKFLFEGLIVDMDTFGFIFAFQVLPTIIFFSALTSLLFYLGLIQRLVKLLALLLTKVLKISGAESLSVAGNIFLGQTEAPLLIKAYLEKMNKSEMLLVMIGGMATVAGAVLAAYIGFLGGDDPVLRLQFAKHLLAASVMAAPGAIVISKILYPQTEEINTDVNVSQEKIGSNVLDAIANGTTEGLKLAVNVGAMLLVFVAFIAMINGILGWVGDITSLNSWMAENTSYKSFSLEAILGYIFAPLMWLIGVAKEDMALMGQLLGIKLAASEFVGYIQLAELKNIANATHLTYNKSIIMATYMLCGFANFASIGIQIGGIGSLAPGQRKVLSEFGMKALIGGTIASLMSATIAGMIIG